The proteins below come from a single Limnobaculum xujianqingii genomic window:
- a CDS encoding M16 family metallopeptidase — MHSKFLRSALGGLVLIMAEAAQAEPLKADPAWQEGKLENGFKWQVLATPHRPTDKIEVRLEINAGSLQESIPQVGFSYLLPRLATSQTENFSNAEMQALLPQILPDAEPKYLVEVSYDYTRYNLSLPNNRPEILKEAFSWLSDAVNRPTATNEQIQAIRSEFTSPLVMLPSGLNDAWWRYRIKNSPLMGHEPGQTIVADASAEQLGEFYSKWYTPDAMTLYVVGNVDRRVLNDQINKAFGGLSGKRETPATIAVLSALPPTPVSFSSQGVTKDRIKLVWDDPWHPVVTTASLERQWLSMIANDMIKNRLNQKLGRSVLKGEPLNIECQVQFQRYKCNMTLDVQLPALKSSIKQLGTELVKLDKEGITEAELKALVAAQKEQLDKAIATYAKTDTTEIMNQRLLIQKSGSIAVDPESYQQLNQKFLSSLTTTDVNARIHQILTIKPTMVLTQPAGEPEENVKVLADLLDSVMTPKAEEAK, encoded by the coding sequence ATGCATAGTAAGTTTTTACGATCCGCTTTAGGTGGATTGGTGTTGATAATGGCGGAAGCTGCTCAGGCAGAGCCATTAAAAGCCGATCCAGCATGGCAGGAAGGAAAGTTAGAAAATGGGTTTAAATGGCAAGTGCTTGCTACCCCACATCGTCCAACGGATAAAATTGAAGTTCGTTTAGAAATTAATGCGGGTTCTCTGCAGGAAAGTATCCCACAGGTTGGTTTTTCTTATCTGTTACCGCGTCTGGCAACGTCTCAAACCGAGAATTTCAGCAATGCTGAAATGCAGGCGCTGCTCCCCCAAATTCTTCCGGATGCTGAGCCAAAGTATCTGGTGGAAGTTTCCTATGATTACACTCGCTACAATTTGAGCCTGCCAAATAACCGGCCAGAAATATTAAAAGAAGCGTTCAGCTGGTTATCTGATGCAGTGAATCGCCCAACGGCAACCAATGAGCAAATTCAGGCTATTCGCAGTGAGTTTACTTCACCACTGGTGATGCTTCCATCCGGGTTGAATGATGCCTGGTGGCGTTACCGTATTAAAAATTCGCCGTTAATGGGCCATGAGCCAGGGCAAACCATTGTTGCAGACGCGAGTGCAGAACAGCTGGGTGAGTTCTACAGCAAATGGTACACCCCGGATGCAATGACGCTGTATGTGGTAGGTAATGTTGACCGTCGGGTATTGAACGATCAGATCAATAAGGCTTTTGGTGGCTTAAGCGGTAAGCGAGAGACGCCGGCAACCATTGCGGTACTGAGCGCATTACCGCCAACTCCGGTTAGCTTTTCATCTCAGGGTGTGACCAAAGATCGTATAAAACTGGTATGGGACGATCCATGGCATCCGGTAGTGACTACGGCTTCACTGGAACGCCAATGGTTAAGCATGATCGCCAATGACATGATTAAAAATCGTTTGAATCAGAAGCTTGGGCGTAGCGTACTAAAGGGTGAACCACTGAATATTGAGTGTCAGGTACAGTTTCAACGCTATAAGTGCAATATGACACTGGACGTGCAGCTACCGGCGCTGAAAAGCAGCATTAAACAGCTGGGAACCGAACTGGTGAAACTGGATAAAGAAGGTATCACTGAGGCGGAACTGAAAGCTTTGGTTGCAGCACAGAAAGAGCAGTTGGACAAAGCGATTGCAACCTACGCCAAAACTGATACCACAGAGATCATGAATCAACGTCTGCTGATTCAAAAAAGCGGCTCTATCGCTGTCGATCCTGAATCTTATCAACAGTTGAACCAGAAGTTCCTTAGCAGCCTGACTACCACGGATGTTAATGCGCGTATTCATCAAATTCTCACCATCAAACCAACCATGGTGCTGACTCAGCCAGCGGGTGAACCTGAGGAAAATGTTAAGGTGTTAGCTGATTTACTTGATTCTGTCATGACGCCAAAGGCGGAAGAAGCTAAGTGA
- the kdgK gene encoding 2-dehydro-3-deoxygluconokinase, with product MTTKRIAVIGECMIELSEKENNVSRGFGGDTLNTSVYIARQVPEDKLAVHYVTALGTDVFSDQMLTTWQKEKVKTDLIQQLDDKMPGLYYIETDDTGERKFYYWRNDAAARYWLTRDKSDEICQKLAHFDYIYLSGISVAILNPESRQKLISLLKACRSNGGKVIFDNNYRPRLWQSREETQQVYHDVLCCTDIAFLTLDDEDALWGEEPYENVITRTQALGVSEIIIKRGADSCIAAIGSNREDVPAVKLAKEKVVDTTAAGDSFSAGYLAVRLQGGNVADAIKRGHLTASTVIQYRGAIIPLEAMPGV from the coding sequence ATGACCACCAAAAGAATTGCCGTTATTGGCGAATGCATGATCGAACTCTCTGAAAAAGAAAATAATGTCAGCCGTGGATTTGGCGGAGATACTCTGAATACCTCGGTATATATTGCCCGTCAGGTACCGGAAGATAAACTGGCGGTGCACTATGTTACCGCTCTGGGAACCGATGTTTTCAGCGATCAAATGCTGACCACCTGGCAAAAAGAGAAGGTTAAAACCGACTTAATCCAGCAACTGGATGACAAGATGCCAGGCCTCTATTACATCGAAACCGATGACACAGGTGAGCGTAAATTCTATTACTGGCGTAATGATGCCGCAGCACGTTACTGGCTAACTCGCGATAAATCCGATGAAATTTGTCAAAAGTTGGCACACTTCGACTATATCTATCTGAGTGGAATCAGTGTGGCTATTCTTAATCCGGAAAGCCGCCAGAAGCTTATCAGTCTGCTAAAAGCCTGTCGTAGTAATGGTGGTAAAGTAATTTTTGATAATAACTATCGCCCACGCCTGTGGCAAAGCCGTGAAGAGACTCAGCAGGTCTATCATGATGTGCTTTGCTGTACCGATATCGCCTTCCTGACTCTGGACGATGAAGATGCACTGTGGGGCGAAGAGCCATACGAAAACGTTATCACCCGTACTCAGGCGCTTGGCGTTAGCGAAATCATCATTAAGCGCGGTGCAGACTCCTGTATCGCCGCTATCGGTAGTAATCGCGAAGATGTACCGGCAGTTAAACTGGCTAAAGAGAAGGTAGTTGATACTACCGCTGCTGGTGACTCATTCAGCGCGGGTTATCTTGCCGTTCGTTTACAAGGTGGAAATGTCGCTGATGCCATTAAACGTGGCCATCTGACCGCCAGCACGGTTATTCAATATCGTGGGGCAATCATTCCTCTGGAAGCGATGCCTGGGGTCTGA
- the gorA gene encoding glutathione-disulfide reductase, whose translation MTKHYDYLAIGGGSGGIASINRAASYGKKCTIIEAKYLGGTCVNVGCVPKKVMWHAAQIAEAIHLYGPDYGFDTTVNHFDWKKLIESRTAYIDRIHQSYDRVLGNNKVDVIHGFARFVDAHTVEVNGEKITADHILIATGSRPSVPSIPGAEYGINSDGFFALDEMPKRVAVIGAGYIAVEIAGVLNGLGVDAHLFVRKHAPLRTFDPMIVETLLEVMAAEGPSLHTQAIPKAIVKNADGTLTLKLEDGTEHVTDCLIWAIGREPATDNINLAAAGVKTNEKGYIPVDKFQNTNVAGIYAVGDNTGAVELTPVAVAAGRRLSERLFNNKPDEHLDYSNIPTVVFSHPPIGTIGLTEGQAREQYGDDQVKVYKSSFTAMYTAVTAHRQPCRMKLVCAGKEEKIVGIHGIGFGMDEILQGFAVAVKMGATKKDFDNTVAIHPTAAEEFVTMC comes from the coding sequence ATGACTAAACATTACGACTATCTTGCTATCGGCGGTGGTAGCGGCGGAATCGCTTCTATTAACCGTGCAGCTTCTTACGGAAAAAAATGTACCATTATTGAAGCTAAATACCTCGGCGGTACCTGCGTAAACGTAGGTTGCGTACCTAAAAAGGTAATGTGGCATGCGGCGCAAATCGCCGAAGCCATCCATCTGTATGGACCTGATTATGGCTTTGATACTACGGTAAATCATTTCGACTGGAAAAAGCTGATCGAAAGCCGTACTGCTTATATTGACCGTATCCACCAATCTTACGATCGCGTATTAGGTAATAATAAAGTTGATGTGATTCATGGCTTTGCCCGCTTTGTTGATGCCCATACTGTCGAAGTAAACGGTGAAAAAATTACCGCAGACCACATTCTGATCGCTACCGGCAGTCGCCCTTCCGTACCTTCTATTCCGGGTGCGGAATACGGTATTAACTCTGATGGCTTCTTTGCTCTGGATGAAATGCCTAAGCGCGTAGCGGTTATTGGTGCGGGTTATATTGCGGTGGAAATCGCTGGCGTTCTGAATGGATTAGGGGTTGATGCCCATCTGTTTGTGCGTAAACATGCCCCTCTGCGTACTTTCGATCCGATGATCGTAGAAACTCTGTTGGAAGTTATGGCCGCAGAAGGTCCTTCTCTGCACACTCAAGCCATCCCTAAAGCCATTGTTAAAAATGCCGACGGCACATTAACTCTGAAGCTGGAAGATGGCACAGAGCACGTCACAGACTGCCTGATTTGGGCCATTGGTCGTGAACCAGCAACGGATAACATTAATCTGGCAGCCGCTGGTGTTAAAACCAATGAGAAAGGCTATATCCCGGTTGATAAATTCCAGAATACTAACGTTGCGGGCATCTATGCCGTAGGTGATAACACCGGTGCGGTTGAGCTGACTCCGGTTGCGGTTGCCGCTGGCCGTCGTTTATCCGAACGTCTGTTTAACAACAAGCCGGATGAGCATTTGGATTACTCCAATATTCCTACCGTGGTGTTCAGTCATCCGCCTATCGGCACTATTGGTCTGACAGAAGGTCAGGCACGCGAGCAGTATGGCGACGATCAGGTGAAAGTGTATAAATCTTCCTTTACTGCCATGTATACCGCAGTAACTGCCCACCGTCAGCCATGCCGTATGAAACTGGTATGTGCCGGTAAAGAAGAAAAAATCGTTGGTATTCACGGTATCGGTTTCGGTATGGATGAGATCCTTCAGGGCTTTGCGGTTGCCGTTAAGATGGGCGCAACCAAGAAAGACTTTGATAACACCGTTGCTATCCACCCAACAGCAGCTGAAGAGTTTGTCACCATGTGCTAA
- a CDS encoding dicarboxylate/amino acid:cation symporter produces the protein MKLNIFKSLYIQVLIAITVGVLLGHFYPEIGASMKPLGDGFIKLIKMIIAPIIFCTVVTGIAGMESMKAVGRTGGIALLYFEIVSTLALLIGLVVVNVIKPGAGMNVDASQLDASAVVAYADAAKSQGIVPFLLDVIPGSAVGAFASGNILQVLLFAVLFGFALHRLGEKGQLVFNVIDSFSRVIFGIINMIMRLAPLGAFGAMAFTIGKYGVGSLVQLGQLILCFYITCVLFIVFVVGAIAKGFGFSIFKFIRYIKEELLIVLGTSSSESVLPRMLDKMERLGCQKSVVGLVIPTGYSFNLDGTSIYLTMAAIFIAQATNTEMTVLNQITLLVVLLLSSKGAAGVTGSGFIVLAATISAVGHLPLAGLALILGIDRFMSEARALTNLIGNGVATVVVAKWCRQIDEDKLHEELNNQGSKKVTSAV, from the coding sequence ATGAAATTGAATATTTTCAAATCACTCTATATTCAGGTGTTAATTGCAATAACGGTTGGGGTACTGTTGGGGCATTTTTATCCTGAGATTGGTGCATCAATGAAGCCGTTAGGTGATGGCTTCATTAAATTGATTAAAATGATTATCGCACCAATTATCTTCTGTACCGTTGTTACAGGTATTGCCGGAATGGAGAGCATGAAGGCCGTAGGTCGTACAGGCGGCATCGCGTTACTCTATTTTGAAATCGTCAGTACATTAGCCCTGCTGATTGGTCTGGTCGTGGTAAACGTGATCAAACCAGGTGCAGGTATGAATGTTGATGCATCTCAACTGGATGCCAGTGCTGTTGTTGCTTATGCAGACGCAGCTAAATCACAAGGTATCGTTCCATTCTTACTGGATGTCATTCCAGGCAGCGCAGTGGGTGCGTTCGCCAGTGGTAACATTCTTCAGGTATTACTGTTTGCCGTGCTGTTTGGTTTTGCCTTACACCGCCTGGGTGAAAAAGGTCAGTTAGTGTTTAACGTAATTGACAGCTTCTCCCGCGTAATTTTTGGCATCATCAACATGATCATGCGCCTGGCACCTCTTGGGGCATTTGGTGCAATGGCCTTTACTATCGGTAAATATGGTGTAGGTTCTCTGGTACAGCTAGGACAGTTAATTCTGTGCTTCTATATCACTTGTGTGCTGTTTATCGTGTTCGTAGTTGGTGCAATTGCTAAAGGCTTTGGATTCAGCATTTTCAAATTTATCCGTTATATCAAAGAAGAACTGCTGATCGTTCTGGGTACTTCTTCTTCTGAGTCGGTATTACCAAGAATGTTGGATAAAATGGAGCGTTTGGGCTGTCAGAAATCGGTAGTAGGATTGGTTATTCCTACCGGGTATTCGTTCAACCTCGACGGAACATCCATCTACCTGACCATGGCGGCGATATTTATCGCTCAGGCCACCAATACTGAGATGACCGTGCTTAACCAAATTACGCTGTTAGTGGTATTACTACTGTCATCAAAAGGGGCAGCAGGGGTAACAGGCAGTGGCTTTATCGTGCTGGCTGCAACTATCTCAGCTGTGGGCCACTTACCGCTGGCTGGGTTAGCGTTAATTCTGGGTATCGACCGCTTCATGTCAGAAGCTCGTGCGTTAACTAACCTGATTGGTAATGGTGTAGCAACAGTGGTTGTTGCTAAGTGGTGCCGTCAGATAGACGAAGACAAACTGCATGAAGAGTTAAACAATCAGGGCTCTAAAAAGGTAACTTCAGCCGTCTGA
- the bcsZ gene encoding cellulose synthase complex periplasmic endoglucanase BcsZ, which yields MKRLVMMFCCCLIAGQVWADTCHWPQWQRFSQQYISREGRVIDPTDGNNITTSEGQSYGLFFALVANDRNRFDQLLNWTENNLAAGDLTARLPGWLWGKKPDGSWGILDTNSASDSDLWIAYTLLEAGRLWRSRGYQVMGTLLLQRIAREEVVMIPGLGIMLMPGKIGFSESNSWRLNPSYQPPQLLSRLAQTEKVWGEVAQTNRKLLLEGAPAGVAADWVVWQKEKGWQTDSKTGATGDYDAIRVYLWLGMLAEDAPGKSELVAHYQPMAKLTQDAGLPPETVDTQTGKATGTGPVGFSAALLPFLAGSPAQAAQRERVINNPPGSDAYYNNVLTLFGLGWDQQYYRFNQQGELQVSWEKDTCKNIH from the coding sequence ATGAAACGTTTAGTGATGATGTTCTGTTGCTGTCTTATTGCCGGTCAGGTTTGGGCTGATACTTGCCATTGGCCGCAATGGCAGCGATTTTCTCAGCAATATATCAGTCGTGAAGGGCGGGTTATCGATCCTACGGACGGCAACAACATCACCACATCAGAAGGCCAGAGCTACGGATTATTTTTTGCACTGGTGGCTAACGATCGTAATCGATTTGATCAACTGCTGAACTGGACAGAGAATAATCTGGCTGCTGGCGATCTGACGGCTCGCTTACCTGGCTGGCTATGGGGCAAAAAGCCGGATGGCAGTTGGGGAATTCTGGATACTAACTCTGCGTCTGATTCCGATCTGTGGATAGCCTACACTTTACTGGAAGCCGGACGGCTCTGGCGCTCCCGTGGTTATCAGGTCATGGGTACTTTGTTATTACAGCGTATTGCCAGAGAAGAAGTGGTGATGATCCCAGGATTAGGCATCATGTTGATGCCCGGAAAAATTGGTTTTAGCGAGTCCAATAGCTGGCGGTTGAATCCCAGCTATCAACCACCACAGCTGTTATCTCGCCTTGCTCAAACCGAAAAGGTTTGGGGTGAAGTCGCACAGACCAATCGTAAACTGTTACTGGAAGGTGCACCGGCCGGAGTCGCTGCTGATTGGGTAGTCTGGCAGAAAGAAAAAGGTTGGCAAACGGACAGTAAAACCGGTGCAACCGGTGATTATGATGCGATTCGTGTCTATTTATGGCTTGGAATGCTGGCAGAAGATGCGCCGGGAAAATCAGAGCTGGTGGCCCACTATCAGCCAATGGCTAAACTGACGCAGGACGCGGGTTTACCACCTGAAACAGTAGATACTCAAACCGGCAAAGCCACTGGCACCGGACCGGTTGGTTTTTCTGCCGCACTATTACCATTTTTAGCGGGATCTCCTGCTCAGGCAGCCCAGCGTGAGCGAGTAATCAATAATCCTCCGGGCAGTGATGCTTATTACAATAATGTATTAACCCTTTTCGGTCTTGGCTGGGATCAACAATATTACCGCTTTAATCAACAGGGAGAGTTGCAGGTTTCTTGGGAGAAAGATACATGCAAAAACATCCACTGA
- the hmsP gene encoding biofilm formation regulator HmsP, translated as MQVKRSLTIKQMSLVTVVALATICIFIIIQMFDFIQQRKEVYHIQLDNIGYSVSQPLERALWDKNMKEIQRALDNLMELDFLTQANLIVNAELVSVHSQRGPNGKVPHLAKQLLDLPIVSLIPLYSPEYNAIDPQPMGYLVLEADSYKLYQYTLKRFSTLLVAYLLLAFMLSIAISWCLNRLLVYPLRAIADDLRTLPVENIQYHQLSLPRYHQDDELGVLVRSYNRNQQALVQAHHQLTRMSTRDPVTDLPNYTLFQELLKQQLVNSGYEKQPFSLLFINLDSFKDIYQALGQEQGNLGLIDAVKRMREVLGEHTLLARLHGEEFIVLSKSLESPLHAMQLAQRLVDHITSPLSINEYQYLPTVSIGIAQYPSDNEEPDGLIANAQAAMLLAQRRGKNQVLFFEPDMTNDIQQRLIMESEVVRGMKENQFCLYLQPQVDMATGLPYGAEALIRWHYAENDIRYPGDFIPLAEETGLILELGSWVLEEACTTLAHWKQQAIPLTLSVNLSALQLQQPDLIEQLSGLCQRYDFCPNKLILELTETANIYDLKAVLPTLIKMRDLGISIALDDFGTGYCNLNYLSHLPVDELKIDKSFIDGLPDDDELVQIVNSIAQILSLKVVIEGVETQQQADWLLAHGMHFAQGYLFSRALPYEMFKEKYLSSYY; from the coding sequence TTGCAGGTAAAGCGTTCGCTAACAATCAAGCAGATGTCGCTAGTGACGGTAGTTGCTCTGGCGACGATTTGTATTTTTATTATTATACAAATGTTTGATTTTATTCAGCAGCGTAAAGAGGTTTATCACATTCAGCTCGATAATATTGGCTATTCCGTTTCGCAACCTCTGGAGAGGGCGCTGTGGGATAAAAATATGAAAGAGATCCAACGTGCGCTGGATAATTTGATGGAACTGGATTTTTTAACTCAGGCCAATCTAATTGTGAATGCCGAGTTGGTCTCTGTTCACAGCCAGCGTGGACCCAATGGCAAAGTCCCTCATCTGGCTAAACAGTTGTTGGATCTTCCTATTGTTTCACTGATTCCACTTTATTCTCCGGAATACAATGCCATCGATCCCCAGCCCATGGGCTATCTGGTACTGGAAGCTGACTCCTATAAGCTTTATCAATATACCCTGAAGCGTTTTTCTACTTTGCTGGTAGCCTATTTATTACTGGCTTTTATGCTCTCAATCGCTATCAGCTGGTGCCTGAATCGTTTGTTAGTCTACCCATTGCGCGCTATCGCCGATGACCTGCGTACGCTGCCGGTAGAAAATATTCAGTATCATCAACTTTCATTACCCCGATACCATCAGGATGACGAACTGGGAGTATTGGTTCGCAGTTATAATCGTAATCAGCAGGCGCTGGTGCAGGCTCATCACCAGTTAACCCGCATGAGCACGCGGGATCCTGTTACCGATTTACCCAATTACACCCTGTTTCAGGAGCTGTTAAAACAACAGCTGGTAAATAGCGGTTATGAAAAGCAGCCGTTTAGTCTGCTGTTTATTAATTTAGATTCTTTTAAAGATATTTATCAGGCATTGGGGCAAGAACAAGGAAATCTTGGTCTTATCGATGCGGTTAAACGCATGAGAGAAGTGCTGGGCGAACATACTTTACTGGCGCGGCTCCATGGTGAAGAGTTTATTGTACTTAGCAAATCGCTGGAAAGCCCGTTGCATGCTATGCAGCTGGCACAACGACTGGTCGATCATATTACCTCACCGCTCAGCATTAATGAGTATCAGTATTTACCGACTGTCAGTATTGGTATTGCGCAATATCCCAGTGATAATGAAGAACCTGATGGGCTAATCGCCAATGCTCAGGCGGCGATGCTATTAGCTCAACGGCGGGGGAAAAATCAGGTTCTGTTCTTTGAACCGGATATGACCAACGATATTCAACAACGGCTGATTATGGAAAGCGAAGTGGTTCGTGGAATGAAAGAGAACCAGTTCTGCCTCTATCTCCAGCCTCAGGTAGATATGGCTACCGGGCTGCCTTATGGTGCAGAGGCTCTCATTCGTTGGCATTATGCGGAAAACGATATTCGCTATCCGGGAGACTTTATTCCGTTAGCGGAAGAGACGGGATTAATTCTTGAGTTAGGGTCATGGGTGCTGGAAGAAGCCTGCACTACTCTTGCTCACTGGAAACAACAGGCGATTCCATTGACTCTCTCCGTTAATTTGTCGGCATTGCAATTGCAGCAGCCTGATTTAATTGAGCAGTTGAGTGGGTTATGTCAACGCTATGATTTCTGCCCAAATAAGCTAATTCTGGAGCTGACAGAAACAGCAAATATTTATGATCTGAAGGCAGTACTGCCAACCTTGATAAAAATGCGTGATTTAGGCATTTCTATTGCATTGGACGATTTTGGCACCGGATACTGTAACCTTAATTATCTCAGTCATTTACCTGTTGACGAGTTGAAAATTGATAAGAGCTTTATCGATGGATTACCGGACGATGATGAGCTGGTGCAGATCGTCAATTCGATTGCTCAGATTCTCTCTCTGAAAGTGGTGATCGAAGGAGTGGAAACTCAACAACAGGCCGATTGGCTGCTGGCACACGGCATGCATTTTGCTCAAGGCTATCTTTTTTCTCGTGCGCTTCCTTATGAAATGTTTAAGGAAAAGTACCTGTCTTCCTATTATTAA
- the yhjD gene encoding inner membrane protein YhjD yields MNNAVKTATRLADRIKAIPAIAHLLRATERFNDRLGSQFGAAITYFSFLSLIPILMVSFAAAGFVLASNPELLAELINKIVTSVSDPNLATTLENTVNTAIRQRTTVGLTGLLVAFYSGISWMGNLREAIRAQSRDVWERNPAEKDKFYFRYIKDFISLTGLVIALIVTISLTSVAGSAQQVIVNALGLGGITWLRPALTLIALTVSITANYFMFLWIFWMLPKQRPNLRALLKGTLLAAIGFEAIKFIMTITLPQLAKSPSGAAFGSIIGLLAFFYFFARLTLFCAAWIATAQENQKKTDANNQQTPPQST; encoded by the coding sequence ATGAATAACGCGGTAAAAACAGCCACCCGCCTGGCAGACAGAATTAAAGCTATTCCCGCTATTGCACACTTACTGCGCGCAACCGAACGCTTTAACGATCGTCTGGGAAGCCAGTTTGGTGCCGCCATTACTTACTTCTCTTTTCTGTCGCTGATCCCTATTCTGATGGTCTCTTTTGCCGCTGCCGGTTTTGTGTTGGCCTCCAATCCCGAGCTGCTGGCTGAGCTGATTAATAAAATTGTTACCAGCGTTTCTGATCCCAATCTGGCAACTACGCTGGAAAATACGGTTAATACCGCCATCCGCCAGCGTACTACCGTTGGTTTAACGGGTCTGTTAGTGGCGTTCTATTCTGGTATTAGTTGGATGGGTAACTTACGGGAAGCCATTCGGGCACAAAGTCGGGATGTCTGGGAACGTAATCCTGCGGAGAAAGACAAGTTTTACTTCCGTTATATCAAAGACTTTATCTCCCTGACCGGATTAGTCATTGCGCTTATTGTTACTATTTCTCTCACGTCAGTTGCTGGTTCGGCCCAGCAGGTTATTGTTAACGCCTTAGGGCTGGGAGGCATCACCTGGCTCAGACCGGCTTTAACTCTGATTGCCCTGACAGTTTCCATTACTGCTAACTATTTCATGTTCTTGTGGATATTCTGGATGCTGCCAAAACAACGCCCCAATCTTAGAGCATTACTAAAGGGCACTCTGCTGGCGGCTATCGGTTTTGAAGCGATCAAATTTATTATGACCATTACATTACCGCAGTTGGCAAAATCCCCTTCTGGCGCGGCTTTTGGTTCTATTATTGGTTTGCTGGCATTTTTCTACTTTTTTGCGCGTTTAACCTTATTCTGCGCCGCCTGGATTGCCACCGCGCAAGAAAATCAGAAAAAAACTGACGCTAATAACCAACAAACGCCCCCACAGTCAACATAA